DNA from Salmo trutta chromosome 14, fSalTru1.1, whole genome shotgun sequence:
GAGGAGAGCATGGCCCACCACAGTAGAGATCAGCAGGTTGGTTCCTTCTGAAGTCAGTTTGACAACATCTGGGCTATGCTCAAACTATTCCTTGTTATAACAAatcatgtttgacagaaaaacatGTCTCTGCAGATGGACTATAGTGGTTCTATGGAGAGGGAACCAGACCAAGACCCCACACTGCCGGTAAAATGCAAACACTGCTAACTTCTATAGGGGGGAAAGCAGATAAACTTGAGTGTTTTATATTATAaatgcagtgccttcggaaagtattcagaccccttccccttttctaccttctgttacattacagccttattctaaaattgatgagaatttttatttatttaatcaatctacacacaataccacataatgactaagcaataacaggtttttagacatttttgcaaatgtattaaaaattaaaaacacatctcttacataagtatccagaccctttgctatgagattcaaaattgagcacaggtgcatcctgtttccattgatcatccttgagatgtttctacaaaagtccatctgtggtaaattcaattgattggacatgatttggaaaggcacacacctgtctatataatgccccacagttgacagagcatatCAGAGAAAATaccaagccattaggtcgaaggaattgtccgtagagctccgaggcaggattgggtcgaggcacagatctgggaaagggtatcaaaacatttctgcagcagcattgaaggtcccaaggaACAcggtgacctccatcattcttaaatggaagaagtttggaaccacaaagactctttctagagctggctgcccggccaaactgagcaatcggaggagaagggctttggtcagggaggtgaccaagaacccgatggtcagcctcccgagtggagcagcgttctaaggcacagCATTGCAGTGTTTCAGCAttactacagcctggggttcgatcccaggctgtcacaaccggccgtgaccgggagtcccatagggtggagcacaattggcccagcgtcgtccgggttaggggagggtttggccgggtgggCTTTACTTTGCTCCTCACggtctagcaactccttgtggcggaccgggtgcctgcaggctgactccggtcgtcagttgaaaagtgttttctccgacacattggtgcggctggcttccgggttaagcgagcaggtgttaagaagcgcgacttggcgggtcatgtttccctgtggctcagttggtagagcatggtgtttgcaacgccagcatggtgtgtgcaatgccagggttgtgggttcgattcccacggggggccagtacaaaaaaaaaaaaaatgcatgaaatgaaatgtatgcaatcactactgtaagtcgctctggataagagtgtctgctaaatgactaaaatgtaaatgtaaaatgtttcggaggatgcatgactagACTTTctcctctcccgagcccgttggggagttgcagcgatgagacaagatcataatcatgaaaaagggggtaaaaaaaaaagataaaataaggaacccgatggtcactctgacagagcttcagagttcctctgtgaagatgggagaaccttccagaaggacaaccatctctgcagcactccactaatcaggcctttatggtagagtggccagacggaagccactcctcagtaaaaagcacatgactgcctgcttggagtttgccaaaaagcacctaaaggactctcagaccatgagaaacaagattctctgggctgatgataccaagattgaactatttggcctgaatgccaagtgtcacatctggaggaaacctggcaccatccctacggttaagtgtggtggcagcatcatgctatggggatgttcttcagcagcagggaccgggagactagtcaggatcgaaggaaagatgaacagagcaaggtactgagagatccttgatgaaaacctgctccagagcactcaggacctcagactggggcaagggttcactttccaacaggacaacaaccctaagcacacagccaagacaatgcaggagtggctttgggacaagtctcaatgtccttcagtggcccagccagagcccgtacttgaacccgatcgaacatctttggagagacctgaaaatatatgtgcagtgacgctccccatccaacctgacaaaggcttgagaggatctgcagagaagaatgggtgacctccccaaataaaggtgtgccaagtttgtagcgtcatacccaagaagacttgaggctctaatcgctgccaaaggtgcttcaacaaagtactgagtaatgggtctgaatgcttatctaaatgtgatatttctgtttattttaaatttttatacatttgaaaacatttctaaaaacatgtttttgctttgtcattatggagtattgtgtgtagattagtttttttccccctcatcaatgtaatcaattttagaatatggctgtaacgtggaaaaagtcaaggggtctgaatactttctgaatgcactgtataaagtgCAGTACATGCAGAGCATGTGCATGTTACAATATTACTAGTTTATACTAGTCTTCAAGGTAGTACACATTGCTctggtagctgtgtgtgtgttcatattcaTTTAATCTATTGTTCTGGATCTCCATTCTGGTTTTCAAGCTTATGTCGCTCCCTACAGGAGAATGCCAATACATCCACTGTTAGAGGCGGCCCGAAAGAAGCAGGCTCCCACAAGGCTGTCTCTCCTCAACAGTCAAAGACCCCCAAAAGTGAGCCAAACACCCCAGGAGGTGAACTGAATACCAGTAGCTGGGTGGTGGACAGCTCAGGCTTCCTCTCTCCCAACGGCCCAGCCTTAAAAGAGGTGATGGAGATGGTGGATGGGGTAAGAGTGCTGGATGGGGTCATCATAATACCTCTGTCTTCTGAATTTCACCACGTTCATCTTCTGCTTTGAATGGAACACCAAAGAGATCTCATTTGATGATCAGATATGGCAGACAAGATGTCTGACTATTTTGGTATGAAttagtatttatttatatttattttcataAACTCTTCCTTGCTTTGTTTCTGTTTCTTTTCCTCTACCAGGACCTGGATGGCTGGTGTAACATGGCTGTCTTTGATCTGCCCGAGGAGAGCCAGAGCCCAGAGCGGACCCAGTTCCGTCTGGAGGGCAGTGCCCTACAGGAACTCAGTAAGGGTAACCGGGGGGAGCTGATCCCCATCTCCCCTGGAGGAATCACCCCACCTTCCATACTGAACCGCCGCAGCCGCCGTCGCATAGCTCTGTCCCCTGACTCCAACAACTCCAGGACCCCCAAGAGCACCCCGGTCAAGATCctgcccttctctccctcacAGGTAATGGCTCAACCACCATGACCAAACACAGTAAAATGACTCGTCGCTGCCATTGCTTTGTACAGAATCATGTGGCCAAAAACACATTTTACCATGTTTAATTTCCCTAAAATTAAATtccatatttttatttatatttaaccaggtaggctagttgagaacaagttcttatttacaactgcgacctggccaagataaagcaaagcagttcgacacataggacaacacagagttacacatggaataaacaaacattcagtcaataatacagtagaaaaagtctatacagtgtgtgaaaatgaggtaggataagggagataaggcaataaataggccatagtagcgaagtaattacaatatagcaattaaacactggaatggtagatgtgcagaagatgaatgtgcaattagaggtactggggtgcaaaggagcaagataaataaataaaatacattatggggatgaggtagttggatgggctatttacagatgggctatgtacaggtgcagtgatctgtgagctgctctgacagctggtgcttaacctctctggggtatgtgggacggtagcgtcccactcgccaacagccagtgaaatagcagagcgccaaattcaaaacaacaaaaatctcaaatacaactattatacaccattttaaagataaacttctcgtgaatccaaccacattgtccgattttcaaaaaggctttacggcgaaagcatagcattagattatgttaggacagcacctagacaagaaaaaccacacagccattttccaagcaaggagaggcgtcacaaaaaacagaaatacagctaaaatgaatcactaacctttgatgatcttcatcagatggcactcataggacttcatgttacacaatacatgtatgttttgctcgataaagttcatatttatatccaaaacccccattttacattggcgtgtaatgttcagaaatgttttgcctccaaaacttcagatgaatgagcacatcaatttacagaaatactcatcataaacgttgataaaatatataactgttagaattaaagatacacttccgctgtgtcagatttcaaaaaactttacggcgaaagcacactttgcaataatctgagtacagcgctcagacaccaaaacaagccatacagatacccgccatgttgtggagtccacaaaagtcagaaatagcattataaatattgacttacctttgataatcttcatcggaatgcactcccagaaatcacagttccacaataaatgtttgttttgttcgaaaaagttaatctttatgtccaaatatctccattttgtttgcgcgttaggttcactattccaaatgcaggaGGCACACGCActaaagtccagacgaaaagtaaaaaaagttctattacagttcatagaaacatgtcaaacgatgtgtggaatcaatctttaggatgtttttatcataaatcttcaaaaatattccaaccggacaattccattgtCTTCATAAAGGAAAGAGAACTGAGCTCGTGCTTATGGCCGTGCGGGTAACTAAAATAATGGCTGACTGCCAGACACCTGACTCAAACAGCTTTTATTCTTTTTTCTtttcccattcacagtagaagcctgaaacaacattctaaagactgttgacatctagtggaagctttaggaagtgcaatatgaccccatagacactgtatattggataggcaatcacttgaaaaaccacaatcctcagatttccacacttcctggttggattttttctcaggtttttgctgcCATATGAGtcctgttatacacagacatcattcaaacagttttagaaacttcagaatgttttctatccaaatcgactaattatatgcattttctagcttttgggcctgagtagcaggcagtttactctgggcacacttttcatccggacgttaaaatactgccccctaccccgatgaagttaaagctagtgagggagatatgagtctccagcttcagtgatttttgcagttcgttccagtcattggcagcagagaactggaaggaaaggcagccaaaggaagattttggctttgggggtgaccagtgagatatacgctggagcgcgtgctacgggtgggtgctgctatagtgaccagtgagctgagataacctagcagagacttgtagatgacctggagcaagtgggtttggtattgagtatgaagcgagagccagccaatgagagtgtacatgtcgcagtggtgggtagtatatggggctttggtgacaaaatggatggcactgtgatagactgcatccaatttgttgagtagagtgttggagggtaTTTTGACATAAATGACATTGCTGAAGTCGAGGatttggtaggatggtcagttttttacgagggtatgtttggcagcatgagtgaaggatgctttgttgcgaaataggaagccgattctagatttaattttggattggagatgcttaatgtgagtctggaaggagagtttttaaaatctaaccagacacctaggtatttgtagttgtccacatattctaagtcagaactgtccagagtagtgatgctggatgggcgggcaggtgcgggcagcgatcggttgaagagcatgcattatttttacttgcatttaagagcagttggaggccacggaaggagagttgtatgacattgaagcttgtctggaggttagttaacacagtgtccaaagaagggccagaggtatacagaatggtgtcgtctgcatagaggtggatcagcgaatcaccagcagcaagagcgacatcattgatgtatacagagaagagagtcggctcaagaattgaaccctgtggcacccccatagagactgccagaggtccggacgacaggccctccgattttgacacactgaactctatcagagaagtagttggtgaaccaggcgaggcaatcatttgagaaaccaaggctgttgagtccgccgataagaatgtggtgattgacagagtcgaatgccttggccaggtcgatgaatacggctgcacagtaatgtctcttatcgatggcggttatgatatcgtttaggaccttgagcgtggctgaggtgcacccatgaccagctctgaaaccagattgcatagcggaggaggtacggtgggattcgaaatggtcggtgatctgtttgttatcttggctttcgaagaccttagaaaggccgggtaggatggatataggtctgttgcagtttgggtctagagcagtggttcttaacctgggttcgatcgaaccccaggggttcggtgagtcagtctcaggggttcggcggaggtcaagacacacacccgactcatatgattcgtgatgacacgccccgcttggccatcattggctgcaggtgatcacgcaacatcgcttggcctatctgtgctgcagggaatttggcgcgctcagtagtcgaattgtgactgtcgtgatggtacgtcgtgtgatttctttcttaatattttaatcccttcatactaactatgtcgagcaaaaaaagaaagtggtcggacgaatatgtacaatatggattcacatgtataacggaacgtgatgagagtcagcgtcctaactgcatgatttgcaatgccaagttgagcaattctagtctagcaccggcaaaactaagagaacacttccttaagctgcatggagatggacaatacaagaacacaacgctcgctgaattcaaggtgaagagagccagattCGATGAAAAGGCTACTCTGCCTGTTCTCGGCTTTGTACCCATCAACAAACCGATCCTCACAGCATCGTACGAAGTTGCTTACCTGATCGCAAAGCAGGGCAAACCACACACCATTGGTGAAACACTCATAAAACCAGCTGTGTTGAAGATGGCGAATATCATGCTGGGAAAAGCGGCTGAAGTTAAGTTATCCCAAATTCCTCTTTCAAATGACACCATTAGCGACAGAATAGAGGACATGAGCAAAGACCTCTTGGCTCAAGTAGTTGCAGATCTGATTTCAAGCCCGGCAAAATTCAGCCTTCAACTCGACGAGACCACAGACGTTTCCAATCTAAGCCAGTTTGCTGTATTTGTGCGCTATGTGAAAGACGACGTGATAaaggaagattttttattttgtaagcctctgtttttgtttttgtgtgaaaatcagtgttttaatggttttgttctttgaacactgatgttgatgcacggttcattttgtgcaccagtaaaatatatacctatgttttgatttttatttttccaattaagaagggttcggtgaatgcgcatatgaaactggtgggggtcagtacctccaacaaggttaagaaccactggtctagagtgtctcccccttttgaagagggggatgaccgtggcagctttccaatctttgggaatctctaGACGAtgcgaaagaggttgaacaggctagtaataggggttgcaacaatttcggcagataattttagaaagagagggtccagattgtctagcccggctgatttgtaggggtccagattttgcagctctttcagaacatcagctatctggatttgagtgaaggagaaatgggggaggcttgggcgagttgctgtggggggtactATTGCAAATGGATGTTAGGTGTCATATTAGTGAAATGGTTTCTAAATGTGGTGTGTGTTTCCAGTTCCTCAACATGTGGACCAAACAGGACAACTTTGAGCTGGAGAATCCATCGCTCACCTCTACCCCAGTGTGCAATCAGAAGtctggggttaccacaccactaCACCGTGACAAGACTCCACTCACACAGAAGGAAAACTCTGTTTGCGCATCCAAGCTGTACCcaaactcagtgtatgtaataaGGCATTATTGACACACAGTTGTCTTGTATGCGCAAAGTTATTATTGGCATGCGATATGATTAATCTCTCGTAGCAGTAGAGAATTATATTTAGTTTGTCTTTTTATAAAGGTTCATCACACCCAACCACAAGTCAAATCTTGACACCACCCCACGGACTCCAACTCCATTCAAAAATGCCATGGAGAAGTATGGTCCTCTGCGACCAATGGTGAGTCCCTCACTTGCTACTGTTGTCAATGAAAGCACCTGGATTGTCAGACGATTTGTATGGATAATTTCTTCAATATCCTGCTGAAAATAGTTTATTTCTGTATGTCTTAGCCTCAGACTCCGAATGAGGAGGACTTGAAAGAGGTCCTCTTGAAAGAGGCTGGGATTGAGCTGATCGTGACGGGTGAGAGTCCACCTGAGCAAAGACGCAAGCAGGTGGTGAGTATGATGAAATTTTACAATAATTTACTTACACAAATGATGCTTCTCAGTCTTATGAAATGGTCTGACTATGTGGTCCATTCCTTTACTTCCAGCATCGACCTCCAATGAAGAAAGTGCGTAAATCTCTGGCTCTGGATGTCATGGACTGCAAAGAGATGGTCACTGCCAGGCATCAGTCCATGAAGTCCGAGCCGAAAACCTTTTCTAAGGTACATTCATTAGAAATGGATTGAATTCTGCTGTTATTGTTGATGG
Protein-coding regions in this window:
- the mybl2b gene encoding v-myb avian myeloblastosis viral oncogene homolog-like 2b — protein: MEVKQREMSWWARGEDGEEAMYQDTDSDVAEQRDCGKVKVKWTQDEDDNLKALVQNRGPNDWKYIASILPNRSEHQCQHRWLKVLDPDLVKGPWTKEEDEKVIDLVNRYGNKQWAIVAKHLKGRLGKQCRERWHNHLNPDVKKSSWTAEEDLIIYKAHCMLGNRWAEIAKLLPGRTDNAVKNHWNSTIKRKVEMGFYSRVDPSLKCQQMEPEESMAHHSRDQQMDYSGSMEREPDQDPTLPENANTSTVRGGPKEAGSHKAVSPQQSKTPKSEPNTPGGELNTSSWVVDSSGFLSPNGPALKEVMEMVDGDLDGWCNMAVFDLPEESQSPERTQFRLEGSALQELSKGNRGELIPISPGGITPPSILNRRSRRRIALSPDSNNSRTPKSTPVKILPFSPSQFLNMWTKQDNFELENPSLTSTPVCNQKSGVTTPLHRDKTPLTQKENSVCASKLYPNSVFITPNHKSNLDTTPRTPTPFKNAMEKYGPLRPMPQTPNEEDLKEVLLKEAGIELIVTGESPPEQRRKQVHRPPMKKVRKSLALDVMDCKEMVTARHQSMKSEPKTFSKVEMSLNSSSFCMKTEDKEENVLDQGFCLGPSESGAYSNPVPPTPMSKAWEAVVCGRTKDQLIMTEKARRYLRLLKSQAPNRALILS